The following proteins come from a genomic window of Pichia kudriavzevii chromosome 1, complete sequence:
- a CDS encoding uncharacterized protein (PKUD0A08190; similar to Saccharomyces cerevisiae YOR020C (HSP10); ancestral locus Anc_5.607), translating to MSFIKSAKSILPTLDRVLVQRIKVPQQTSSGIYIPEQNLPKNNVATVIAVGPGFKTAEGKLIEPTLNAGDKVLIPQHGGTPVTVEKDEFLLFRDADILAKINE from the coding sequence ATGTCTTTCATCAAGTCTGCCAAGTCCATTCTTCCAACTCTTGACAGGGTTCTCgttcaaagaatcaaggTTCCTCAACAAACCTCTTCCGGTATCTATATTCCAGAACAAAACTTACCAAAGAACAACGTTGCCACCGTTATTGCAGTCGGTCCTGGCTTCAAGACTGCAGAGGGCAAACTAATTGAGCCTACCTTGAATGCCGGCGACAAGGTGCTCATTCCTCAACACGGCGGTACCCCAGTCACCGTTGAGAAGGACGAATTTTTACTCTTCAGAGATGCTGATATTCTTGCCAAGATCAATGAATAG
- a CDS encoding uncharacterized protein (PKUD0A08200; similar to Saccharomyces cerevisiae YOR020W-A; ancestral locus Anc_5.606), with amino-acid sequence MMVSQGSSSWEFTYQHRHTGKPSTETKITMGAAYNILGKLVPPHYLAIGTILTVVGGVQLATLGGDKESAPAAAPKAPATSSSKDGELDVEKAIADFLASNEKA; translated from the coding sequence ATGATGGTAAGCCAAGGTTCTTCCTCTTGGGAATTCACATACCAACACAGACACACTGGGAAACCATCTACAGAGACCAAAATAACTATGGGTGCAGCATACAACATTCTGGGCAAACTCGTTCCTCCACATTACCTTGCCATTGGTACCATTCTAACTGTCGTTGGCGGTGTCCAACTTGCAACTCTCGGCGGTGACAAGGAGAGTGCACCAGCGGCAGCTCCAAAAGCTCCAGCAACATCCTCTTCCAAAGACGGCGAACTCGATGTGGAGAAGGCCATTGCAGACTTCTTAGCAAGCAACGAAAAGGCATAG
- a CDS encoding uncharacterized protein (PKUD0A08210; similar to Saccharomyces cerevisiae YHR012W (VPS29); ancestral locus Anc_5.599) — protein sequence MLLLLIGDLYIPDKAPQLPAAFRKLLRPGNTANSSNPPHAHIDKLLCLGNITDSPSTVAFLRSLADESHLLRGAEDTHPAEKDTVLVHAGGFSIGAIGGNQVVPSGDPLALLAHARMLGADVLVYGGASAPEAYVLEGKFFVAPGSATGVLPATGSSADSADSAGGSTPSFSLLDVADGKCTLYVYTLVEGDIKVDRVVFAPQ from the coding sequence ATGCTGTTGCTACTCATTGGCGACCTCTACATCCCCGACAAGGCACCGCAACTCCCAGCAGCCTTCCGCAAACTACTGCGTCCCGGGAACACCGCCAACAGCAGCAACCCGCCGCATGCACATATCGACAAATTGCTCTGTCTCGGTAACATTACAGACTCTCCCTCCACCGTCGCCTTTCTCCGCTCGCTCGCCGACGAGTCGCATCTTCTTCGCGGCGCCGAGGACACACACCCAGCAGAGAAGGATACCGTTCTCGTACACGCCGGGGGGTTTTCTATAGGGGCAATTGGCGGGAACCAGGTTGTCCCCTCGGGAGACCCCTTGGCGCTTCTTGCCCATGCCCGAATGCTGGGCGCAGATGTGCTGGTCTACGGGGGTGCGTCTGCACCGGAAGCATATGTTCTCGAGGGGAAATTCTTTGTTGCGCCCGGCTCCGCCACGGGCGTGCTACCGGCCACCGGCAGCAGCGCCGACAGCGCCGACAGCGCGGGCGGTAGCACGCCCAGCTTCTCCCTGCTGGACGTTGCCGACGGGAAATGCACGCTTTATGTGTACACCCTCGTTGAGGGGGACATCAAGGTCGACCGTGTGGTGTTTGCCCCACAATGA
- a CDS encoding uncharacterized protein (PKUD0A08220; similar to Saccharomyces cerevisiae YHR013C (ARD1); ancestral locus Anc_5.600), which produces MPVTIRRARIGDLQGMQNANLHNLPENYTMKYYLYHLLSWPEASFVAVSTDDMEENFEQKGDIQYVAPGEKIVGYVLGKMADDDTDADADKTPHGHITSLSVMRSYRRTGLAEKLMRECLYAICESFGGEYVSLHVRESNRAALHLYRDTLEFTVLSVEKGYYQDGEDAYYMRKDLKLDELVPSKFQKGQVDDLQTPLV; this is translated from the coding sequence ATGCCAGTTACTATACGTCGGGCGAGAATTGGGGATCTACAAGGTATGCAAAATGCCAATTTGCATAATTTACCGGAGAACTATACAATGAAATACTATTTGTACCATTTGCTGTCGTGGCCAGAGGCGTCCTTTGTTGCTGTGTCGACGGATGACATGGAGGAGAATTTTGAGCAAAAGGGCGACATCCAATACGTGGCGCCGGGGGAGAAGATCGTTGGGTATGTGTTAGGCAAGATGGCTGACGACGACACGGACGCCGATGCCGACAAGACTCCACATGGACACATCACGTCGTTGTCTGTTATGAGGAGTTACAGACGGACGGGGTTGGCTGAGAAGTTGATGAGGGAATGCCTCTATGCCATCTGCGAGAGTTTTGGCGGTGAGTATGTTTCGTTGCATGTCCGTGAAAGCAATAGAGCGGCTCTGCATTTATACAGAGACACTTTAGAGTTCACCGTCTTGTCTGTGGAGAAGGGGTACTACCAAGACGGGGAAGATGCATACTATATGCGCAAGGACCTCAAGTTGGATGAGCTAGTACCGAGCAAGTTCCAAAAGGGCCAAGTGGACGACTTGCAGACGCCATTGGTATAG
- a CDS encoding uncharacterized protein (PKUD0A08230; similar to Saccharomyces cerevisiae YDR472W (TRS31); ancestral locus Anc_5.601), which yields MSNPSNGYNPTRGPSLGPSAVPTLTVPAQAASPLTSPGAVKKQQVVSSQIYDRNLNRSKHQISLSSLSFLFMQIIRLNLNNSNSLSTLERKLNNLGYSIGLKYLDLTSLRLNAINPSSSKSASLNQKRCISILEILNFLTTSLWPSLFDKKADSLEKSKDHANQFMIIDNDPCMSRFISLPKDYQSLNTEAIVAGIIEGALDTAYFSCEVSAHSVPLENYPQRTVYLIKFEPSVLVRENR from the coding sequence ATGTCTAACCCCTCCAATGGTTACAATCCCACTCGTGGCCCGTCTCTGGGGCCTTCTGCAGTCCCCACTTTGACCGTACCTGCACAGGCTGCCTCTCCATTGACCTCCCCGGGCGCCGTGAAGAAGCAACAGGTTGTCTCCTCACAAATCTATGACAGAAACTTGAATCGTTCAAAACATCAGATATCTCTATCGTCTCtatcttttctctttatgCAAATCATTCGGCTAAACTTGAATAACTCCAATTCTTTGTCTACTTTAGAACGTAAACTGAATAATTTAGGCTATTCAATTGGCCTGAAATATCTAGATCTAACCTCCTTACGTCTCAATGCCATCAATCCCTCGTCTTCAAAATCTGCATCATTAAACCAGAAGCGGTGTATAAGCATCCTAGAAATATTGAACTTCCTAACAACCTCTTTGTGGCCCTCCTTGTTTGATAAAAAGGCAGACTCcttggagaaatcaaaagatcATGCAAACCAGTTTATGATTATAGATAATGATCCTTGTATGTCTAGGTTTATCAGCCTGCCTAAAGATTACCAATCTCTTAACACAGAGGCAATTGTTGCAGGAATAATTGAGGGCGCACTTGATACAGCTTATTTCTCCTGTGAAGTATCTGCACATTCTGTCCCCTTGGAGAACTACCCCCAAAGAACAGTTTACTTGATTAAGTTTGAGCCATCTGTACTGGTCAGGGAGAATCGATAG